The following DNA comes from Capsicum annuum cultivar UCD-10X-F1 chromosome 7, UCD10Xv1.1, whole genome shotgun sequence.
AGTACatatagaacattgtagggcttttagaaTTAGATTTTGGTGATATTTTGTAAGTCTTGAAAGACATGGAACACAAGTTCTCTCTCCTTTGAGGCAAAACCCAAAACTAGGGGCCTTTGGCCGAAActagagtgtggaatcactcttgttgaacTCATGGCTTGGAACGTTGGGTGTTTGAgaggttgaggtctctcttgtgTCCACCGAAGAGATAGGTATTttttgtgtgtagtgttaagggtccaagagtatcacatgttcttgggttcttaagattataccaccatttgtctatctatctatcttgtatcttgttgtaATCgtgtagtttgtgttcttgttattgtaAACCGTGTGGTGTTCTAGttataatattgttgttgttcgtCCTTGTTCTTCATTTTGTGGTCGATAACATGTTTGAggtggctgttttggtgttgaaagaACCTCATTATCTTGTTATTCTCTTGTTGTCATTGTGGCCGAGATTGGCATTGTGTTGCTCTCGGGTTTGTCTccaatttgtggactgttttgtgagTTTTTGATACATATCTTGTTTTTCTTGTATCAAGGGGCACCCCATTAGATTCTCTTACGCTTGAGAGGGCGCTCTTAGTGCCTCTGAAATACCTCTTAGGGTTTCATACCACGTGCGATCCATTCTGCCACGTGTCCTAAAGCTTATGTTTTTCCCGGACATAGTTAAGATACAAAGTGTGGGTGCTCCACCATGGAAGTTGAGCTACAGAGCATCGATGATCCACTATCATATTGAGTGTTGACCAGTAGCACCGGTGCTCCTCCTTTTTCACAGTCTCCTCAGTGAACTTCTCTAGCTGTAGCAATTTTTTGTTTAGCTTGTTCATAATGCTCAACGATATGCTCGCTTCAAGGTAAGGCAATTATCATAGTGAATAGCAGAAGTATTCCGAATTGATTTTCACAAAGAACAATATATGAGGTAGTTAAGTTTAAGCTCGTTGATTTGTGCGTAACACTGCCAATTATATTGCAATTATGAACTATCTAAAACTATTAAGTAAATAAAACATAGTAAAGATAGATTTGTAATCACTGTGGAGAAACCAAGAATTTCACCGACTCTATGCATTCATTCAATTTTATCGACTCTATTGGATTAgtattattgtttatttattgagCAACTTTAATCATACGCTAGTGTCTTCCGCAGAGAGTAATTTTTACTTTTAACTCATATCCTAATCATTAAGCATTCATTAATACTAATTCCGGCAGATCATCATTGAGCACTTAGGTGCACGAGATCGATATCAATTGCAAACTCACAAATCAGGAGCACAGATAAAATCAGATACGAACAACAAAATGACAtagttcagtttttctttcaCCAAATCTACAACTTGTGAGTCACGAACTTAAACCTTCCATTCATACGTAAAGCAGATAGAAAAGTTAAAAACGGCTAAGTCAGATGATTAGTTCCATTATTCAGACTGGGCtgtttcagaagaattattagtTTCCATTGTGCTCTCGTGCAAAGAAGTCTGATCGTTCTGGTCGGAGACAGTTGGCATCTTcgattttttcttttcctccttgaGAATCACTTGTCTAGGCATCACATCTAGCATAAAGTTTCCACCATTCCATATAGACGCTGAAACCTTGAATATTTGGAATACAACATGCAACTTATATGACAGAAATATGGGCACCGTGAGCGCTGTAGTTGCTATCGTAAATATGGCCTGAAGCAGAATATACATAAACAAGCGATTCTGATCCCCAAGCAAACCACTAACGCGCCACCATACGTTGTTCGCTTTCTTTGCTTTTTTGGAGAGCTCCCTACCAAATGACGAAAACAACAGAATCAACACCGACCACAATACAACAGGCAGGAAAAACTAAAGATAATGACCCATGTGACATTCATAAACTAGCACAACAAGGGACAGATGGAAAGAGAAAGGTACATGCACCAAAAAGGAAGTTTCGTCATAGGCTGAAAAAGTAAGAACACTAAAACAGCTACCTGTAAGATGTCATGACTTCAGGGTCGCGCAGAAATCTCTGTCGACGTAGGACATCTACTATGAGATAATAGAGAACTTGCCAAAGAAAGTAGGCAGCTAATGGAACCCAAAATAGCCAAGTCCAAAGGTAGAATTGGCTTTCTACATAAGGCCATGATGCTCGTTCTGGGGTCCCTTCAGGATGCATAGCTCCAAAAAACTCAGGATCCCACCAGCGAATTGTAAAGAAAACTAACCCTGCAGATCAGAATAGTTGGAAGTAATCGATTTAAACTAACCAAGTGTTCTGTAATGTTAATGTGGAGATAAAACAGGCATACTATCTCATTCATTGGAAAAGTAAAACTACGATCCCAAAAGATTTATTATATGTAATACAGTGGTCACATAAACATCTTATGATATCTGAACCGAAAACTTATTATTTCTAGGTAATTCACACAGTGCACACAAAAGTTTGATTAATCACTGAGTGTCTTATATCTTTACTTTTTCATCGAAAAAAGTTGATCGAGTGTTTTGCATGATGTGCTGCAGCAGAGGCAGACCAATCAGATAATTACAACTAAGATCTCGGACAGACTTTCGAGTATTAGCTTTACTTCTAAGTGGTTAGGAGTAAGGTGATTAGTTACTGGGTATCTTAGATGGTTTTCAAGTAGAATAACCAGATAAGTACAACTACAAAACTCTGACAGACTTTGAAGTATTAGCTTTCAGAGGAATTGAACACTCGTGAAGCATGGTATCAGGCATCAAAAGATAATTGAAAGCACCCTTTCTACAATTGAACTATACAATGCAAATTAAACAAGATAACTGAAAGTACCCTTTTTACAATTGACAATGCAAATTAAACAAGAAATTATGGGGAAAGCAAATT
Coding sequences within:
- the LOC107877994 gene encoding glycerophosphocholine acyltransferase 1 translates to MSSNEESMEDSNGHSFGKVKQRFKDRSQKTKEKTKQILSKQAAQIAKRAEEHERFIIKVTHLMGVLGFGAFCFILGARPKDIRYVYCLFYVIFVPLRWIYYRYKKWHYYLLDFCYYANTIFLITLMFFPTKEKLFMVCFSFAEGPLAWALIVWRCSLVFSSVDKIVSVFIHLLPGLVFFTIRWWDPEFFGAMHPEGTPERASWPYVESQFYLWTWLFWVPLAAYFLWQVLYYLIVDVLRRQRFLRDPEVMTSYRELSKKAKKANNVWWRVSGLLGDQNRLFMYILLQAIFTIATTALTVPIFLSYKLHVVFQIFKVSASIWNGGNFMLDVMPRQVILKEEKKKSKMPTVSDQNDQTSLHESTMETNNSSETAQSE